A genomic window from Equus caballus isolate H_3958 breed thoroughbred chromosome 5, TB-T2T, whole genome shotgun sequence includes:
- the LOC100065733 gene encoding low affinity immunoglobulin gamma Fc region receptor III isoform X1 yields MAARAPPRGGPSRRTRAAAPGATLGGGGGRRLVAPVAAPRCGRAGPLSRAAPGGSGGGESAVAGAPGRHLGRDRAVRRWWYSVHLPNATGLRPSSGMTMEILMFPNVHPGNLWLLQPLTVLLLLASADRGAAGLPKAVVSLEPPWINVLQDDYVTLKCQGAHTPEDNPTQWFHNGSPIPTQVQPSYSFKAQNNDSGDYRCQTGHTSLSDPVHLDVISDWLLLQTPRLVFQEGEPIHLRCHKLQSKRLFRITFFQNGKSLTFFHNTSTFSILRANCNHSGEYRCSGTIDRMQLSSQPVKITVQGPATVFFFLHWFQIAFCLVMGLLFAVDTGLYVSVQRDLPRSVGDGKNCNVRWSQSPENK; encoded by the exons ATGGCAGCGAGGGCGCCCCCCAGAGGCGGTCCGTCCCGGCGGACGAGGGCTGCCGCGCCGGGCGCaacgctggggggggggggggggcggcggttGGTGGCGCCGGTGGCAGCGCCGcgctgtgggcgggcggggcctCTGAGCAGGGCTGCGCcaggcggcagcggcggcggcgagTCGGCTGTGGCTGGAGCTCCGGGTCGGCATCTCGGGAGAGACCGGGCCGTGCGGCGttggtggtatagtg TTCATCTCCCAAACGCCACTGGACTCAGGCCCAGTTCTGGGATGACTATGGAGATCCTGATGTTTCCAAATGTACATCCTGGTAACCTGTGGCTGCTTCAACCACTGACCGTTTTGCTACTGCTGG CTTCTGCAGACAGAGGAGCTG CAGGTCTCCCGAAGGCTGTGGTGAGCCTTGAGCCCCCATGGATCAACGTGCTGCAGGATGATTATGTGACTCTGAAGTGCCAGGGGGCCCATACCCCTGAGGACAACCCCACTCAGTGGTTCCATAATGGGAGCCCCATCCCGACCCAGGTCCAGCCCAGCTACAGCTTTAAGGCCCAAAACAATGACAGTGGAGACTACAGGTGCCAGACGGGCCACACGAGCCTCAGTGACCCTGTGCATCTGGATGTGATTTCCG ACTGGTTGCTGCTCCAGACCCCTCGCCTGGTGTTCCAAGAGGGGGAGCCCATCCACCTGAGGTGCCACAAGTTGCAAAGCAAGCGTCTGTTCAGGATCACATTCTTCCAGAATGGAAAATCCCTGACGTTTTTCCATAACACTTCCACCTTCTCCATCCTACGAGCAAACTGCAACCACAGTGGCGAGTACCGCTGCTCAGGAACTATAGATCGGATGCAGCTCTCGTCACAGCCTGTGAAGATCACTGTCCAAG GTCCGGCAACTGTATTCTTCTTTCTACATTGGTTTCAAATCGCTTTCTGCCTGGTGATGGGACTCCTGTTTGCAGTGGATACAGGGCTGTATGTTTCTGTGCAGAGAGACCTTCCAAGATCAGTGGGAGATGGGAAGAATTGCAACGTGAGATGGAGCCAGAGCCCTGAAAACAAATGA
- the LOC100065733 gene encoding low affinity immunoglobulin gamma Fc region receptor III isoform X2, whose amino-acid sequence MAARAPPRGGPSRRTRAAAPGATLGGGGGRRLVAPVAAPRCGRAGPLSRAAPGGSGGGESAVAGAPGRHLGRDRAVRRWWYSVHLPNATGLRPSSGMTMEILMFPNVHPGNLWLLQPLTVLLLLASADRGAGLPKAVVSLEPPWINVLQDDYVTLKCQGAHTPEDNPTQWFHNGSPIPTQVQPSYSFKAQNNDSGDYRCQTGHTSLSDPVHLDVISDWLLLQTPRLVFQEGEPIHLRCHKLQSKRLFRITFFQNGKSLTFFHNTSTFSILRANCNHSGEYRCSGTIDRMQLSSQPVKITVQGPATVFFFLHWFQIAFCLVMGLLFAVDTGLYVSVQRDLPRSVGDGKNCNVRWSQSPENK is encoded by the exons ATGGCAGCGAGGGCGCCCCCCAGAGGCGGTCCGTCCCGGCGGACGAGGGCTGCCGCGCCGGGCGCaacgctggggggggggggggggcggcggttGGTGGCGCCGGTGGCAGCGCCGcgctgtgggcgggcggggcctCTGAGCAGGGCTGCGCcaggcggcagcggcggcggcgagTCGGCTGTGGCTGGAGCTCCGGGTCGGCATCTCGGGAGAGACCGGGCCGTGCGGCGttggtggtatagtg TTCATCTCCCAAACGCCACTGGACTCAGGCCCAGTTCTGGGATGACTATGGAGATCCTGATGTTTCCAAATGTACATCCTGGTAACCTGTGGCTGCTTCAACCACTGACCGTTTTGCTACTGCTGG CTTCTGCAGACAGAGGAGCTG GTCTCCCGAAGGCTGTGGTGAGCCTTGAGCCCCCATGGATCAACGTGCTGCAGGATGATTATGTGACTCTGAAGTGCCAGGGGGCCCATACCCCTGAGGACAACCCCACTCAGTGGTTCCATAATGGGAGCCCCATCCCGACCCAGGTCCAGCCCAGCTACAGCTTTAAGGCCCAAAACAATGACAGTGGAGACTACAGGTGCCAGACGGGCCACACGAGCCTCAGTGACCCTGTGCATCTGGATGTGATTTCCG ACTGGTTGCTGCTCCAGACCCCTCGCCTGGTGTTCCAAGAGGGGGAGCCCATCCACCTGAGGTGCCACAAGTTGCAAAGCAAGCGTCTGTTCAGGATCACATTCTTCCAGAATGGAAAATCCCTGACGTTTTTCCATAACACTTCCACCTTCTCCATCCTACGAGCAAACTGCAACCACAGTGGCGAGTACCGCTGCTCAGGAACTATAGATCGGATGCAGCTCTCGTCACAGCCTGTGAAGATCACTGTCCAAG GTCCGGCAACTGTATTCTTCTTTCTACATTGGTTTCAAATCGCTTTCTGCCTGGTGATGGGACTCCTGTTTGCAGTGGATACAGGGCTGTATGTTTCTGTGCAGAGAGACCTTCCAAGATCAGTGGGAGATGGGAAGAATTGCAACGTGAGATGGAGCCAGAGCCCTGAAAACAAATGA
- the LOC100065733 gene encoding low affinity immunoglobulin gamma Fc region receptor III isoform X3 — protein MWSCFDDTITYLDTKRHICQCIRHSQKKRSLHRLFLDPLTTIPQVHLPNATGLRPSSGMTMEILMFPNVHPGNLWLLQPLTVLLLLASADRGAAGLPKAVVSLEPPWINVLQDDYVTLKCQGAHTPEDNPTQWFHNGSPIPTQVQPSYSFKAQNNDSGDYRCQTGHTSLSDPVHLDVISDWLLLQTPRLVFQEGEPIHLRCHKLQSKRLFRITFFQNGKSLTFFHNTSTFSILRANCNHSGEYRCSGTIDRMQLSSQPVKITVQGPATVFFFLHWFQIAFCLVMGLLFAVDTGLYVSVQRDLPRSVGDGKNCNVRWSQSPENK, from the exons ATGTGGAGCTGTTTTGATGATACGATTACGTATTTGGACACTAAAAGGCATATTTGCCAATGCATCCGCCACTCCCAGAAAAAAAGGTCACTTCATCGCCTCTTCCTTGATCCGTTGACAACAATCCCTCAAG TTCATCTCCCAAACGCCACTGGACTCAGGCCCAGTTCTGGGATGACTATGGAGATCCTGATGTTTCCAAATGTACATCCTGGTAACCTGTGGCTGCTTCAACCACTGACCGTTTTGCTACTGCTGG CTTCTGCAGACAGAGGAGCTG CAGGTCTCCCGAAGGCTGTGGTGAGCCTTGAGCCCCCATGGATCAACGTGCTGCAGGATGATTATGTGACTCTGAAGTGCCAGGGGGCCCATACCCCTGAGGACAACCCCACTCAGTGGTTCCATAATGGGAGCCCCATCCCGACCCAGGTCCAGCCCAGCTACAGCTTTAAGGCCCAAAACAATGACAGTGGAGACTACAGGTGCCAGACGGGCCACACGAGCCTCAGTGACCCTGTGCATCTGGATGTGATTTCCG ACTGGTTGCTGCTCCAGACCCCTCGCCTGGTGTTCCAAGAGGGGGAGCCCATCCACCTGAGGTGCCACAAGTTGCAAAGCAAGCGTCTGTTCAGGATCACATTCTTCCAGAATGGAAAATCCCTGACGTTTTTCCATAACACTTCCACCTTCTCCATCCTACGAGCAAACTGCAACCACAGTGGCGAGTACCGCTGCTCAGGAACTATAGATCGGATGCAGCTCTCGTCACAGCCTGTGAAGATCACTGTCCAAG GTCCGGCAACTGTATTCTTCTTTCTACATTGGTTTCAAATCGCTTTCTGCCTGGTGATGGGACTCCTGTTTGCAGTGGATACAGGGCTGTATGTTTCTGTGCAGAGAGACCTTCCAAGATCAGTGGGAGATGGGAAGAATTGCAACGTGAGATGGAGCCAGAGCCCTGAAAACAAATGA
- the LOC100065733 gene encoding low affinity immunoglobulin gamma Fc region receptor III isoform X5 — MTMEILMFPNVHPGNLWLLQPLTVLLLLASADRGAAGLPKAVVSLEPPWINVLQDDYVTLKCQGAHTPEDNPTQWFHNGSPIPTQVQPSYSFKAQNNDSGDYRCQTGHTSLSDPVHLDVISDWLLLQTPRLVFQEGEPIHLRCHKLQSKRLFRITFFQNGKSLTFFHNTSTFSILRANCNHSGEYRCSGTIDRMQLSSQPVKITVQGPATVFFFLHWFQIAFCLVMGLLFAVDTGLYVSVQRDLPRSVGDGKNCNVRWSQSPENK; from the exons ATGACTATGGAGATCCTGATGTTTCCAAATGTACATCCTGGTAACCTGTGGCTGCTTCAACCACTGACCGTTTTGCTACTGCTGG CTTCTGCAGACAGAGGAGCTG CAGGTCTCCCGAAGGCTGTGGTGAGCCTTGAGCCCCCATGGATCAACGTGCTGCAGGATGATTATGTGACTCTGAAGTGCCAGGGGGCCCATACCCCTGAGGACAACCCCACTCAGTGGTTCCATAATGGGAGCCCCATCCCGACCCAGGTCCAGCCCAGCTACAGCTTTAAGGCCCAAAACAATGACAGTGGAGACTACAGGTGCCAGACGGGCCACACGAGCCTCAGTGACCCTGTGCATCTGGATGTGATTTCCG ACTGGTTGCTGCTCCAGACCCCTCGCCTGGTGTTCCAAGAGGGGGAGCCCATCCACCTGAGGTGCCACAAGTTGCAAAGCAAGCGTCTGTTCAGGATCACATTCTTCCAGAATGGAAAATCCCTGACGTTTTTCCATAACACTTCCACCTTCTCCATCCTACGAGCAAACTGCAACCACAGTGGCGAGTACCGCTGCTCAGGAACTATAGATCGGATGCAGCTCTCGTCACAGCCTGTGAAGATCACTGTCCAAG GTCCGGCAACTGTATTCTTCTTTCTACATTGGTTTCAAATCGCTTTCTGCCTGGTGATGGGACTCCTGTTTGCAGTGGATACAGGGCTGTATGTTTCTGTGCAGAGAGACCTTCCAAGATCAGTGGGAGATGGGAAGAATTGCAACGTGAGATGGAGCCAGAGCCCTGAAAACAAATGA
- the LOC100065733 gene encoding low affinity immunoglobulin gamma Fc region receptor III isoform X4 — MTMEILMFPNVHPGNLWLLQPLTVLLLLASADRGAGLPKAVVSLEPPWINVLQDDYVTLKCQGAHTPEDNPTQWFHNGSPIPTQVQPSYSFKAQNNDSGDYRCQTGHTSLSDPVHLDVISDWLLLQTPRLVFQEGEPIHLRCHKLQSKRLFRITFFQNGKSLTFFHNTSTFSILRANCNHSGEYRCSGTIDRMQLSSQPVKITVQGPATVFFFLHWFQIAFCLVMGLLFAVDTGLYVSVQRDLPRSVGDGKNCNVRWSQSPENK, encoded by the exons ATGACTATGGAGATCCTGATGTTTCCAAATGTACATCCTGGTAACCTGTGGCTGCTTCAACCACTGACCGTTTTGCTACTGCTGG CTTCTGCAGACAGAGGAGCTG GTCTCCCGAAGGCTGTGGTGAGCCTTGAGCCCCCATGGATCAACGTGCTGCAGGATGATTATGTGACTCTGAAGTGCCAGGGGGCCCATACCCCTGAGGACAACCCCACTCAGTGGTTCCATAATGGGAGCCCCATCCCGACCCAGGTCCAGCCCAGCTACAGCTTTAAGGCCCAAAACAATGACAGTGGAGACTACAGGTGCCAGACGGGCCACACGAGCCTCAGTGACCCTGTGCATCTGGATGTGATTTCCG ACTGGTTGCTGCTCCAGACCCCTCGCCTGGTGTTCCAAGAGGGGGAGCCCATCCACCTGAGGTGCCACAAGTTGCAAAGCAAGCGTCTGTTCAGGATCACATTCTTCCAGAATGGAAAATCCCTGACGTTTTTCCATAACACTTCCACCTTCTCCATCCTACGAGCAAACTGCAACCACAGTGGCGAGTACCGCTGCTCAGGAACTATAGATCGGATGCAGCTCTCGTCACAGCCTGTGAAGATCACTGTCCAAG GTCCGGCAACTGTATTCTTCTTTCTACATTGGTTTCAAATCGCTTTCTGCCTGGTGATGGGACTCCTGTTTGCAGTGGATACAGGGCTGTATGTTTCTGTGCAGAGAGACCTTCCAAGATCAGTGGGAGATGGGAAGAATTGCAACGTGAGATGGAGCCAGAGCCCTGAAAACAAATGA
- the LOC100147417 gene encoding low affinity immunoglobulin gamma Fc region receptor III isoform X1, translating into MTVEIPMFPNVHPGNLWLLQPLTVLLLLASAHTGAAGLPKAVVSLEPPWINVLQDDYVTLKCQGAHTLEDHPTQWFHNGSPIPTQVQPSYSFKAQNNNSGDYRCQTGHTSLSDPAHLDVISDWLLLQTPRLVFQEGEPIHLRCHSWRSNPLYKVVFFQNGKSKKFSPVNSSLLILGASLSHSGEYHCTGFIGQMLRSSQPVNITVQGLATVFVFLHWFQIAFCLVMGLLFAVDTGLYVSVQRDLPRSVGDWRNCKERWSQGSENK; encoded by the exons ATGACTGTGGAGATCCCGATGTTTCCAAATGTACATCCTGGTAACCTGTGGCTGCTTCAACCACTGACCGTTTTGCTGCTGCTGG CCTCTGCACACACAGGAGCTG CAGGTCTCCCGAAGGCTGTGGTGAGCCTTGAGCCCCCATGGATCAACGTGCTGCAGGATGATTATGTGACTCTGAAGTGCCAGGGGGCCCATACCCTTGAAGACCACCCCACTCAGTGGTTCCATAATGGGAGCCCCATCCCGACCCAGGTCCAGCCCAGCTACAGCTTTAAGGCCCAAAACAACAACAGTGGAGACTACAGGTGCCAGACGGGCCACACGAGCCTCAGTGACCCTGCGCATCTGGATGTGATTTCCG ACTGGTTGCTGCTCCAGACCCCTCGCCTGGTGTTCCAAGAGGGGGAGCCCATCCACCTGAGGTGCCACAGCTGGAGAAGCAACCCTCTGTACAAGGTCGTATTTTTCCAGAATGGAAAATCCAAGAAGTTTTCCCCTGTCAATTCCAGCTTATTGATCCTAGGAGCGAGCCTCAGTCACAGTGGCGAGTACCACTGCACAGGATTTATAGGGCAGATGCTGCGCTCCTCACAGCCTGTGAACATCACTGTCCAAG GTCTGGCAACTGTATTCGTCTTTCTACATTGGTTTCAAATCGCTTTCTGCCTGGTGATGGGACTCCTGTTTGCAGTGGATACAGGGCTGTATGTTTCTGTGCAGAGAGACCTTCCAAGATCAGTGGGAGACTGGAGGAATTGCAAAGAGAGATGGAGCCAGGGCTCTGAAAACAAATGA
- the LOC100147417 gene encoding low affinity immunoglobulin gamma Fc region receptor III isoform X2, whose protein sequence is MTVEIPMFPNVHPGNLWLLQPLTVLLLLASAHTGAGLPKAVVSLEPPWINVLQDDYVTLKCQGAHTLEDHPTQWFHNGSPIPTQVQPSYSFKAQNNNSGDYRCQTGHTSLSDPAHLDVISDWLLLQTPRLVFQEGEPIHLRCHSWRSNPLYKVVFFQNGKSKKFSPVNSSLLILGASLSHSGEYHCTGFIGQMLRSSQPVNITVQGLATVFVFLHWFQIAFCLVMGLLFAVDTGLYVSVQRDLPRSVGDWRNCKERWSQGSENK, encoded by the exons ATGACTGTGGAGATCCCGATGTTTCCAAATGTACATCCTGGTAACCTGTGGCTGCTTCAACCACTGACCGTTTTGCTGCTGCTGG CCTCTGCACACACAGGAGCTG GTCTCCCGAAGGCTGTGGTGAGCCTTGAGCCCCCATGGATCAACGTGCTGCAGGATGATTATGTGACTCTGAAGTGCCAGGGGGCCCATACCCTTGAAGACCACCCCACTCAGTGGTTCCATAATGGGAGCCCCATCCCGACCCAGGTCCAGCCCAGCTACAGCTTTAAGGCCCAAAACAACAACAGTGGAGACTACAGGTGCCAGACGGGCCACACGAGCCTCAGTGACCCTGCGCATCTGGATGTGATTTCCG ACTGGTTGCTGCTCCAGACCCCTCGCCTGGTGTTCCAAGAGGGGGAGCCCATCCACCTGAGGTGCCACAGCTGGAGAAGCAACCCTCTGTACAAGGTCGTATTTTTCCAGAATGGAAAATCCAAGAAGTTTTCCCCTGTCAATTCCAGCTTATTGATCCTAGGAGCGAGCCTCAGTCACAGTGGCGAGTACCACTGCACAGGATTTATAGGGCAGATGCTGCGCTCCTCACAGCCTGTGAACATCACTGTCCAAG GTCTGGCAACTGTATTCGTCTTTCTACATTGGTTTCAAATCGCTTTCTGCCTGGTGATGGGACTCCTGTTTGCAGTGGATACAGGGCTGTATGTTTCTGTGCAGAGAGACCTTCCAAGATCAGTGGGAGACTGGAGGAATTGCAAAGAGAGATGGAGCCAGGGCTCTGAAAACAAATGA